A stretch of Episyrphus balteatus chromosome 2, idEpiBalt1.1, whole genome shotgun sequence DNA encodes these proteins:
- the LOC129909784 gene encoding tyrosine--tRNA ligase, mitochondrial gives MIRNQLFHRSKTCLQYFQRNSSQRNLLALADRGFFQDLFPDVAGPEMTKLFTSKPQTIYAGFDPTADSLHVGNLLVIMGLLHCQREGHNPIALVGGATGLIGDPSGKKTERNQLGSSVIETNLIAIEKQLKRIFKNHQDVLWDNSKHKNDLLPIRVVNNADWYDNLKLVDFVANMGRHFRMGAMLSRSSVQSRLESEAGMSFTEFTYQIFQAYDWLHLLQSYDCRFQMGGSDQMGNLMTGHELISRVEKKKSVFGMTLPLVTNEEGDKFGKSAGNAIWLDADKTSPFSLYQFFMRMPDSEVEKLLKLFTFIPLKEIAFLMDEHKKSPEKRKAQTILAEDVTLLVHGEAGLKQAEKVTDALYKGNVEGLGELNYNEIRQTFAGASVVEILPEPGLSILQLALKAKCFTTETDAMRIITAGGFYINQKRTQNFAEVITNGIHVLKNGLSLLRVGKRNFYIVRWLK, from the exons ATGATTCGAAATCAACTATTTCATCGATCTAAAACCTGTCTTCAGTACTTCCAAAGAAATAGTTCTCAACGTAATCTTTTGGCCCTAGCCGACAGAGGATTCTTTCAGGATCTTTTTCCAGATGTTGCTGG CCCCGAAATGACAAAACTCTTCACGAGTAAACCACAAACCATTTATGCCGGTTTCGATCCAACTGCTGATAGTCTGCACGTTGGCAATCTTTTGGTTATAATGGGCCTTCTCCACTGCCAGCGAGAAGGTCACAATCCAATTGCATTAGTTGGTGGAGCAACTGGCCTCATTGGAGACCCCAGTGGAAAGAAAACCGAGCGAAATCAACTTGGATCGTCGGTTATTGAAACGAATCTTATTGCTATCGAAAAGCAATTGAAAAGGATCTTTAAGAATCATCAGGATGTACTCTGGGACAATAGCAAACACAAAAATGACCTTTTACCTATAAG AGTCGTTAACAACGCCGATTGGTATGATAATTTGAAACTAGTCGACTTTGTGGCTAACATGGGTCGACATTTTCGAATGGGAGCCATGCTCTCGCGTTCATCAGTCCAATCCCGCCTCGAGAGTGAAGCTGGAATGAGTTTTACCGAGTTCACATATCAAATCTTCCAAGCCTACGATTGGTTGCATTTACTCCAATCTTATGACTGTCGCTTCCAAATGGGTGGAAGTGACCAAATGGGCAATCTAATGACTGGTCATGAACTCATAAGTCGTGTTGAAAAGAAGAAATCAGTATTTGGCATGACGCTTCCTCTAGTTACAAACGAAGAAGGAGATAAGTTTGGAAAATCTGCCGGGAATGCCATTTGGTTGGATGCCGACAAGACGTCGCCATTCTCACTTTATCAGTTCTTTATGAGAATGCCAGATTCTGAAGTTGAGAAGCTTCTAAAGTTGTTTACATTTATTCCATTAAAAGAAATCGCATTTCTTATGGATGAACATAAAAAGTCACCTGAAAAGAGAAAAGCACAAACTATTTTGGCTGAAGATGTTACTCTTTTGGTTCATGGAG AGGCTGGTCTTAAACAAGCTGAAAAAGTCACAGATGCACTTTATAAAGGCAATGTGGAAGGTCTTGGTGAATTGAATTACAACGAAATCCGACAGACTTTTGCTGGTGCTTCAGTTGTTGAGATTCTTCCTGAGCCTGGATTGTCTATACTTCAGTTAGCATTGAAAGCTAAATGTTTTACCACAGAGA CTGACGCAATGAGAATAATTACAGCTGGAGGATTCTATATTAATCAAAAACGTACTCAAAATTTTGCTGAAGTTATTACAAATGGAATTCATGTTCTTAAAAATGGTTTATCATTGTTAAGagttggaaaaagaaatttttatattgttagGTGGTTAAAGTAG